CAGATCGGCGGCGGCGACCGTCTTCAGGCGAATACTCGGGCCGACGGTGCGCTGGATCAGTTCGCTCATGCCGGCAATCAGCGCGTTGACTTCAGTCGGACGTGGATCGAGGGTCTGACGTCGAGAGAAGGCCAGCAGACGGTGGGTGAGGGCAGTGGCGCGTTTGGCGGCGTCCTGGGCGATCTGCATGTATTTGTCGATGTCGTTCGAACGACCCTGGGCTATGCGTTTGTCCATCAGCTCAAGGGATGCGCAGATGCCCGCCAGCAGGTTGTTGAAGTCATGGGCCAGACCGCCGGTGAGTTGCCCGACCGCTTCCATTTTCTGCGATTGCCGCAACTTTTCTTCGGCCTGCATCAGGTCCGCTGTGCGCGCCGAGACCCGTTGTTCCAGTGTGTCGTTGAGGGCTTTTAACGCGGCGGTGACCCGGTCGCGCTCGGCTTCGACGTTGCGCCGGTCTTCGACATCGATGAGCACGCCGGGAAAGCGCAAAGGCGTGCCGTCTTCGGCGCACTCGACGCGGCCGTTCGCTTCAATCCAGGTGTATTGGCCATCCGCGCCTCGCACTCGGTATTGGTGCGAATAGGCACCGCCACGGGCAATGACTTCGTTGATCGCGGTGGTGAGTCCTTCCCTGTCGTCCGGGTGCACGGTCATTACCACTTGTTCCAGGCTCAAACCGTCGAGACCCCAGGCCGGATCGAGGTCGAAAACCCGCGCGAAGGCCTCATCGACGCTGAAACGATCGCTGGGCAAGTGCCAGTGCCAGGTGCCGATAATGGCGCCGGCGGCCAGGGCCAGCTGGACACGTTCGACGTTTTCCCGGGCGACGGCCTCGCTGATGCGCAAGCGTTCTTGCGCGTCGCGGCGCTCGGTGACATCGCTGAAGAAGATCGCAATCTGCCGATCGGCCGGGTCGCCGACGCGGACGGCGCGTACATCGAACCAACGTTCGAAGGTATTGGCGTAGTTCTCGAAGTTGGCCGGCTCGCCGGTCTTGGCCACATGGCCGTAGGTCTCGAACCAGAATTTTTCCAGGTTGGGCGCAAACTCGGTAACCCACTTGCCGCGCAGATTGACCCCGGCCTGACGTTCGAATGCCGGGTTGGCCTCGACGAAGTAATAGTCGATGGGGTGGTCGTCGGCGTCGAATTTGACTTTGACGATGGCGAACGCCGCCTCGATGGTTTCCAGAATGGTGCTGAAGCGCTCTTCACTCTGGCGCAGTGCGGTTTCGGCGCTGCGTGAGCGGGTCAGGTCGAGCATCGCGCCGATCATGCGTTCGGCCTGGCCATCGGCATTGCGGATCAGATGGCCGCGATCCAGCACTTCGGCGTATGAACCATCTTGGCAGAGGAAGCGGTACTCAGCGCTCCAGGTCGTCCCGGAGCCGTCAATCGCCGAGCGAATCGAGGTTGTCACGCGCGCGCGATCCTGCGTGTGAATCTGCGCAAATCGCCAGTCACACGTCGGCTCGATGGCTGCTGACGCGTAGCCATACGCCTGTTGCAGCGAGTCGTTCCAGATGACCTGATTGGTTTTCAGATCCCAGTCCCAGACGGCGTCGCAGGTCGCCTTGACGGCCAGACGCAGGCGCGTGACCTCAGACTCAAGCTCCTCGCGAGTAAGCTGTTTCAGGATGTTCACCCTTCATGCGTTGATGGTTGGCTTGCGTTCAATTGGCGTGTTTCAAACCATCGGCCTCACAAGCTTTGTCAGCCATTGACCCGGGGCCCCATGTTTAAGTTGCACACGGGCCAAAGGCACACGCGTTTTCATAGCGATTCGCCGCGATCCATTCTGTCGAGCAGACTCTGCCCGCGTTGCCACAAAGCCTGCTGTTTTTCCAGCGGCATGCGATCGAGGTTTTTGTACATCATGCCCATGCGCTGATTGCTGCGCAGAAGGTCGCCGTGGCGCATCAGGAAATGCCAGTACAAGGCATTGAACGGGCAGGCGTTGTCAGTGGTGGTTTCGCGCACCGAGTAAGCACAGCCGCGACAGTAGTCGGACATCCGGTTGATGTATTGGCCGCTGGCGCAATAAGGCTTGGAGCCGAGGTAACCGCCGTCGGCGTGCATGACCATGCCGAGGGTGTTGGGCAGTTCGACCCAGTCGAAAGCGTCCATATAAATCGCCAGATACCATTCACAAATCTGGCTCGGTGCGATGCCGGCGAGCAGGGCGAAATTGCCAGTCACCATCAGGCGCTGAATGTGATGGGCGTAGGCGTGTTTGAGGCTTTGGCCGATGGCCTGGCGCATGCAGTTCATCTTTGTGTCGCCGGTCCAGTAAAACTCTGGCAAGCGCCGCGTGTTACCAAAGGCATTGCCCTCGGCGTATTCCGGCATGTGCAGCCAGTAGACGCCCCGAACGTATTCGCGCCAGCCGATCAGTTGGCGGATGAAGCCTTCGGCGGCATTCAGGGCAATGTTGCCTGACCAATAGGCAGACTCCACGTCACTGCAGAGTTGACGCAGATCGAGCAAGCCAATGTTCAGCGCAGCGCTGATGCGGGCATGGAACAGAAACGGTTCGTCGCTGGCCATGGCGTCCTGATAGTCGCCGAATCCGGCCAGGCCGTAATCGAGAAACCAGGCCCAGAGTGCCTGGGCATCGGCATGGGTCACCGGATAGTTGAAATCATCCAGGCTGCCGTAGTGACTGGCGAAGCGATCCTTGACCAGTGCGAGAACTTCGAGGGTGATTGCATCGTTGGTAAAACCCGCCGGGTAGGGCGCCTTTACCGTTTTGGGCAAGGTTTTGCGATTGTCGGCATCAAAGTTCCAGGCGCCACCGACCGGGGTGCCGTCGCCGTTGAGCAGCAGGCGACTCTTGCGGCGCATCTCACGATAGAAGAACTCCATGCGCAGCTGCTTTTTGCCAGCGGCCCACGCGCGAAATTCGTCGCGGCTGCACAGGAAACGGTTGTCGGCATGCCAGTGGATCGGCAAGCCACAATCCTTCAGTGATTGCTCCAGACGCCAGTCGCCGCATTCGGTCATGTGCAATTCGTCGGCCTGCAGCAGCACCTGCCAGCGCTTTAATTCGCCGGGCACCGAGCCGCTGTTGTGCGGGTCGTCGAGGGTCACGTAATGCACCTGAAAGCCTTGGTCTTTCAGTGCCTGAGCGAAATGACGCATGGCGCTGAAGAGCAAGGCGATCTTCTGCGGATGATGGGCAACATGGCTGGCTTCTTCCATAACCTCGACCAGCAGCACACGATCCTGTTCGCGATCCAGACCTGCCAATGAAGCCAGATCAAAAGAGAGCTGGTCACCCAGAACGAGGCACAGCCGATGGGTTTTGTTCATTTAGCGGATTCAGCGTAGTGAGCAGCAGGCTGCCGAGTGGACGTTTAAGCATCAAGTCCAGATAGTTGTACAGATTGTAGTCTGTGTATAGGTTTTTGTGCGGTGAATTGCGTGATATTCAGATCTCCCCTGTGGGAGCGAGCCTGCTCGCGAAGGCTTCGTCAAATTCAACATGTTGGCTGACTGACACGCCGCTTTCGCGAGCAGGCTCGCTCCCACAAGGGCTTGCACTCCGACTCGGATGAGCGTTCCCGCTGTTGCGGGAGCGCTTGACGCCGCGTGGAAAGGCTTAGCCGGGATAAACGGGGTAGTCGGTATAGCCTTCGGCGTTGCCGCCATACACCGTCGCCGGGTTGAGAGCATGCAACGGCCAGTCATTGGCAATCCGCGCAGGCAGATCGGGGTTGGCCATGAACGGGCGGCCAAAAGCGACCAAGTCTGCCAGCCCCGAATCGAGCAGTTGCGCGCCGGATTCGGCGGTGTAACGCCCGGCATAAATGATCGCGCCGCTGAAGGTGTCGCGCACCGCCTGGCGGAACGTTTGTGGCATCGCCGGGGCGTTGTCCCAATCGGCTTCGGCGATGGACAGATAAGCAATGCCGACGTCTTGCAGGATTTTGATCGCTTCGATGTAAGTGGCGTGCGGATCTTCCTCGACCATGCCCAGGTAAGTGCGCGCTTCATCGGTGGTGGTGAACAGCGGGGCGAAACGCACGCCGACTTTTTCCTTGCCGATGCACTCGGCGACGCCGGCGACGACTTCCTTCAAAAAGCGCAGGCGATTGTGCAGCGAACCGCCGTATTGATCGTCGCGCAAGTTGCTGTGAGCCGAGATGAACTGGTTGACCAGATAACCGTTGGCGCAGTGCAATTCGATGCCATCGAAACCCGCGTCCATGGCGTTGCGTGCGGCCTGGATGTACAGCTGAACCAGTTCCTGCACTTCGTCGGTGCTCAGTGCACGCGGTGCCGACGGTGGCACCAGTTCACCGGCGCCGGGGGCGGTTTCGATAAACACGCTGACCCGATCTGTAGCCACGGCGGAGGCCGAAACCGGCGCTGCGCCATCGGGTTGCAGCGCGGTGTGGGAGACGCGGCCGACGTGCCACAGCTGGGCGAAAATCACCCCGTCCACGGCATGTACGGCTTCGGTGACTTTGCGCCATCCGGCGATTTGCTCTGCGGTATGGATGCCCGGCGTCCACGCGTAACCCTGGCCACGAGGCTCGATCTGCGTGCCCTCGGTGACCAGCAAACCGGCGCCGGCGCGCTGTTGGTAATACTCGGCCATCAGATCATTGGCAATGTTGCCCGGTTGGGTGCTGCGCTGGCGGGTGAGTGGCGGCAGGACGATGCGGTTTTTCAGGGTGTGATGGCCGAGTCTGGCCGGGGTGAAGAACGGGCTGCTATTCATGGATTACCTTGTCTTTGGGTTTATTAGACCAGTCGACTAATTGGTGGGCGAAAAAATAACGCCGGGTGATACGCCCCCGGCGTTCGATGAGGTTGTAGGGTTTTAGCCGAGCATTTCCAAAAGCTTTTTAGCAACAGCGGCGGAGCTGGCCGGATTCTGGCCAGTGACCAGTTGCCCATCGGCAACCACATGAACCTGCCAGTCAGCCACTTTCGAGTAATAACCGCCGAGACGCTGAAACTCGTCTTCGATCAGGAACGGCACCACGTCCGTCAGCCCGACGGCCTCTTCTTCGGAGTTGGTGAAACCGGTGACCTGGCGATGCTGAACCAGCGGTTTGCCGTCAGCGGTGAGGGCGTGACGCAACACACCCGGCGCATGGCAGACAAAACCGTGGGGTTTGTTGGCGCGGTCAAACGCTTCGATCAACGCGATCGACTGCTTGTCTTCGGCCAGGTCCCACAGTGGGCCGTGGCCGCCCGGGTAGAACACCGCATCGAAATCATCAGCGCTGACGTCAGCCAGGAGGCCGGTATTGGCCAGTGCCTGTTGCGCGGCGGAGTCTTTGCGGAAGCGATCAGTCTCGGCAGTCTGCGCATCGGGCTCATCGCTTTTCGGGTCCAGCGGCGGTTGGCCACCGGCCGGCGAGACCAGGGTGACGTCGGCACCGGCGTCCTTGAAGGCGTAGTAGGGCGCGGCGAACTCTTCCAGCCAGAAGCCGGTTTTCTTGCCGGTGTTGCCGAGTTGATCGTGGGAAGTCAAAACCATCAGGATTTTCATAGAGCACCTTGAGTCGATCAGGTGTCTTCGATTGAGCGAAGGATTCGCCCATCGGCCACACCGGTCAGAAAACGTTTGTCGGGGCGCAGCATAGATTCCAATTAGACCGGTCGTCTAGTAATTTTTTATCCTGCGGTTTTTCATCGACAGGTATGGCAAACTTCCGTTCCTCCGAAAATACGACTGGTCTATTGCCTGGTAATTTGCGCCCCATGAAACCGACCTACGACGACACCCGCCAACATTTGCTCGACACCGGCCACCGGATGATGGCCGAGAAAGGCTTTACCAGTGTCGGCCTCAACGAAATCCTGCAAACCGCCGGTGTGCCCAAGGGTTCGTTCTATCACTACTTCAAATCCAAAGAACTGTACGGCCAGGCGTTGCTTGCGGATTACTTCGTCGGCTACCTCGCTGACATGGAGCGGCGCCTGACGCTGCCAGGGCTGAGCGCCTATGAGCGGTTGATGGATTACTGGCAGGGCTGGCAGAACCGCTGCACCCTCGAAGGCCACGGTGACGAATGTCTGGTGGTGAAGCTCAGCGCCGAAGTCGCCGATTTGTCGGAGTCGATGCGCCTGACCTTGCGCGATGGTGCCGAGCAAGTGGTGGCGCGCATTTCCTTGTGTATAGAACAGGGTCAAGCCGAAAACAGCCTGCCCCAGGGCGATGCCCGGCATCTGGCGGAAACCTTGTATCAGCTGTGGTTGGGCGCCAGTTTGCTGAACAAATTGCAGCGCACCGGGCAGTCGTTGCAGACCTCGATGGCGATGACCCGACAACTGCTGGCGGTATGAGCGGTGGGGCCGTTGTGGCCCAGGTTACATGACTCAACACGCCTCGCCCTGACTGTTGCAGGGCCGCACATCCTCGGCGCGCCATTGTTTGATCAAGCGCCGGCGGTCAGGCGCGTAGTGTTCGACAAGCACCTGCACCGTCGCAAGGTCAGCCATATCGATCACGCGAAACCGGCTGTCGCTTTCGCACCACGCCGCAATGCAGCGCTTGCCTTCGATAAAGCCCAACATGATCGGCCAGATGATGTGTTCGGCGGCATCCGCATGTTCGAGCGCTAGTGCGATGCGCAGCTTGTTCTGCTCGCGCAGCGCCCGACGAATCTCGCTGAGGTCGATGGTTGTGCCGGGCTTGTGCGGCTTGGCCACGTAAAAGGTTTCGTCTTCGAAAATCGGCCGCATCTGCGCGGGCAGCACGGCACTGATTTTCGCCAGGGCATTGTTGACGGCATTCGCGAGTTGGCTGTCGGTCTGCCGGCTGACCCATTGCGCGCCGATGACCAAAGCCTGTATTTCCTCGGCGCTGAACGATAACGGCGGCAGGACAAAACCGGGCTTGAGCACATACCCAAGACCCGGCTCGCCGTCGATCTCGGCCCCCATGCCTTGCAGCGTGACGATGTCGCGGCGAATCGTGCGCAACGACACGCCCAATTCAGCCGCCAAGGCTTTGCCGGACACCGTGCGACGATGACGCCGCAGCGCTTGCATCAGCTCAAACAGACGATGACTTCTGGCCATTAACGCTCCATGGCGACGACGCCTTTGCCGCCGAGTTTGCGGCCCTGTTCGAGCTCGCGGATCAATTGTATGGCGCCGTCCAGCGGCACCACTTCTCCTAGCCGAATCTTCAAGCGTGCCTCACTGGCGGCGCTGGCCAGTGTTTCGAGGATTTCGTGTCGCGGTGTGCCAATGACCAGTTTCAGTCGCCGATCAATCAGGCCACGCAGGAATTTACCCGGACCCGGATTGAGATCAAGCAAACAGCCGCCCGGACGCAGCAATCCGATACCGGTCGAGACCGTCATCGACGCGGCCGTGTCATACACCACATCGAAGCGCGTCGGCAGCCTCTTCAGGTCCGTTAACCGGTAGTCGTAGACGGTCGATACCCCCAGCGCCTGTGCCCGGGCAGCGTCCGACGCGCTGCAACTGCCCGATACCGTGGCCCCCGACATCAGGGCGATCTGCACCGCCGCTTCGCCGACAGCCCCGGCGCAACCATTGATGAAAACCTGCTGACCGGCTTGCAGTCTGGCCTTGTCGATCAGCCCGTTCCACGCGGTAATGCCCGGTGTGCCAAGGCACGCCGCATCGGCGAAGGAAAGAGTATCCGGCTTGCTCGCCAGAAAGTCCTCTCTGGTCACGACGGCTTCACCCAATGCGCCACTTTCTTTGAAGCGGGATAGCCCGAAAACCGCGTCGCCGACCTGGAAGCGGCTGACGCTCGCGCCAACCGCAAGAACCACGCCAGAGAAATCCATCCCCATCGCGCGCGGAAATGTTCTGCCGGTGATCAGCTTCATCCGGCCCTGACGCAACTTCCAGTCAATGGGGTTGATCGCTGCAAATCTGACCTGCACGAGCACTTCATCCTTGCCGGGGGCCGGCAGCGGGAATGCTTCGACGCGCATCACGTCCGGGCCGCCGTAGCACGAGTACTGAATACGTTTATAGCCTGCTGACATGTTGGGTTCGCCTTCCGAGAGTGGACATGACACCGACTCTATAACGGGGCAGTGCCAGTTTTTGGCACCATTCGCTTTATGCAGATTGATGAACGGTGTTCATGACTTCATGACGCTGAGCGCAGATAGTCGCGGGATCCTCGTCGGTTTAACGTAGCGGCTGATTATCCCGCCAGCAGGAGCTTTGCGATGCCAGCACACCCGGTTCGTAGCGTGACCCACTTCAGCCGACTTCTGTTGACAGCCATCGCACTGTTGCTGACAGCCTGTGCTTCAACTGAAAAAGGTTCGACCTCCATGAAACGTTCACTTGCAATGACCTCCGATGCCGCGGCTGCCGTGTCCCCGGCACTGGCTCATAACACCGACGCCATGTTGTTTGGCGAAGTATGGAAACGCCCGGGCTTGTCACCGCGTGACCGCAGTCTGGTGACGGTTGCGGTGTTGATCGCACGCGGGCAAACCGCCGAGATGGCCGCGCAATTCAACCTTGCGCTGGACAACGGTGTCACGCCGCTTGAGCTGTCCGAAACGCTCAATCACCTGGCGTTTTATTCCGGTTGGGGCAATGCATCAGCGGCTCTGCCCATCGCCGCCGAGGTGTTCATCGCCCGCAACATCGATGCTGAGAAACTGGCACCGGTTGCGCCGTCATTGCTGCCGCTGGACCAGGCTCGCGAAGCTGACCGCGTGGAGCGCGTGAATGCGGCGGTGGGATCAGTGGCGCCGGGGCTGGTCGAGTTCACCACCAAAGCGCTGTTCCGCGATCTGTGGTTGCGGCCAGGTCTGGCGCCTCGCGATCGCAGCCTGATCACGGTCAGTTCGTTGGTGGCCAACGGGCAGACCGGCCAGGTCGGCTATCACCTGGGTCGGGCGATGGACAACGGTTTGAGCCAGACCGAAGCGGCGGAAATGATTACCCAACTGGCGTTCTATGCCGGATGGCCGAATGCGTTTTCCGCCGTGCCGGTGTTCAAGGAAGTGTTCAGCCAGCGCGCGCCGGGCTGACTGAACAGGGCGTCAAATCTGCTCCGGCAAGTGCGCGATAAGTTTGTCCAGCGTGATCGGATAATCGCGCACGCGCACGCCGGTGGCGTTGTAAATCGCATTGGCAATGGCCGCTGCGGCGCCACTGATGCCCAACTCGCCGACACCTTTGGCCTTGAGCGGCGTGGCGTAGGGGTCGACCTCATCGAGAAAAATCACCTGCTGATGGGGAATGTCGGCGTGCACCGGCACTTCGTAACCGGCGAGGTCATGGTTGACGAAAAAACCAAGGCGCTTGTCGACCTGCAGTTCTTCCATCAGTGCGGCCCCGGCGCCCATGGTCATGCCGCCGATGATTTGGCTGCGCGCGGTCTTCGGATTGAGAATCCGCCCTGCTGCGCAGACCGCCAATTGGCGACGCAGGCGAATCTCGCCGGTCGCCGCGTTGACCTCGACTTCGGCGAAATGTGCGCCAAAGGTCTGCTGGGCAAAGCGCTGGGCCAGATCGCCGAATTCCATGCGGTCTTCGCCAACGAGATCGCCTGCGGCCGCCGCGTGAGCCAAAGGAAAATGCCGCGTGCCATCGTGCACCTCGCCGTGGGCAAATTCGGCCGTTTGCGGATCAAGTCCGACGGCGCGGGCAGCGGCTTCGCGCAACTTGACGCAAGCGGCATAGACCCCGGCGGTAGACGACGCTGCACCCCATTGCCCGCCCGATCCCGACGACTCCGGAAAGCGCGAGTCGCCAAGGCGCACTTCGACCCGGTCCAGTTCCACACCCATCATCTCGGCGGCGGTCTGCGCAATGATCGTGTAGCTGCCGGTGCCGATATCAGTCATGTCGGTTTCGACGGTGATTGTGCCGTGCCGGTCAAGGCGCACACGGGCCGCCGAGGCGGTGGTTGGCGCGCCACGTATGGCAGACGCCAGACCGATGCCGATCAGCCAGCCATTCTCCAGACGTTGGCCGGCGCTTGCGTTGCGCTGGTGCCAGCCGAAGTGCTCGGCGCCGGTTTGTAAGCACTCGACGAGTTGCCGTGTCGAGAACGGTCGTGATGGCTGTTCGGGGTCGACCTGGGTGTCGTTGAGCAGGCGCAACTGCAGTGGGTCGATGCTGAGTTTTTCCGCCAGTTCATCCATGGCAATTTCCAGCGCCATCATCCCCGGTGCTTCCCCCGGCGCGCGCATGGCCGAGCCTTCGGCCATGTCCAGCACGGCAAGATTCAAGCGGGTCATGCGGTTGGCGCCAGCGTAGAGCAAACGCGTCGAGGCCGTCGCGGCTTCGGCCCGGCCCCCGGGCAGGTTGCCTGACCAACTCTCATGGCCGATGGCAGTGATCAAACCCTCGCGGCTGGCACCGATGCGAATGCGTTGAAGCGTCGCGGGGCGATGGGTCAAATTGTTGAACATCAGCGGACGTGGCAGCGCGACTTTCACCGGGCGCCCGGCGTGGCGTGCCGCCAGCGACGCCAGCACCGCGTCACACAAGATCGTACCTTTGCCGCCGAAACCGCCGCCGATGTAGGGCGATATCAAACGAATATCTTCTTTGCGTATACCGAGTGTCCTGGCCAGATCGCGCACGCCCCAGTTGATCTGCTGTATCGACGTCCACAACGTCAGCGAATTGCCGTTCCACTGGGCGATGGTGGCGTGGGGTTCCATCATCGCGTGCGCATGATCCGGCGTGCTGTAGTGCTGGTCGATCTGGACCGGCGCGGCGCTGAAGGCACCTTCGAAATCTCCGGTCTGCGTCTGCGGCGGTGGGCCGAAACCGGCGGGTGGGGGCGGTGTGGCCGAATCCTTGGCGGCCGCCAGATCGAACGCGCCGGGTTCGGCCACATAGGTGATTTCCAGCAGGTGGGCGGCGCTGCGGGCCTCTTCAAATGTCTGCGCGACGACGATCGCGACAGCCTGGTGATAGTGGTCCACCTGCGGGCCGGCCAAGGCGCGCGCGACATAGAACTCGCCCTTGGCCAAAGGCCCGGCATTCTCGTAGGTGACTATCGCGATCACCCCGGAACTGTTGCTCGCCTGCGTCGAGTCGATCGAGGCAATTCGTCCCTTGCCGATCCCGGCGCCGACCACATAGCCATAGGCGGAGT
This region of Pseudomonas sp. R84 genomic DNA includes:
- a CDS encoding alkene reductase, which gives rise to MNSSPFFTPARLGHHTLKNRIVLPPLTRQRSTQPGNIANDLMAEYYQQRAGAGLLVTEGTQIEPRGQGYAWTPGIHTAEQIAGWRKVTEAVHAVDGVIFAQLWHVGRVSHTALQPDGAAPVSASAVATDRVSVFIETAPGAGELVPPSAPRALSTDEVQELVQLYIQAARNAMDAGFDGIELHCANGYLVNQFISAHSNLRDDQYGGSLHNRLRFLKEVVAGVAECIGKEKVGVRFAPLFTTTDEARTYLGMVEEDPHATYIEAIKILQDVGIAYLSIAEADWDNAPAMPQTFRQAVRDTFSGAIIYAGRYTAESGAQLLDSGLADLVAFGRPFMANPDLPARIANDWPLHALNPATVYGGNAEGYTDYPVYPG
- a CDS encoding TetR/AcrR family transcriptional regulator, which produces MKPTYDDTRQHLLDTGHRMMAEKGFTSVGLNEILQTAGVPKGSFYHYFKSKELYGQALLADYFVGYLADMERRLTLPGLSAYERLMDYWQGWQNRCTLEGHGDECLVVKLSAEVADLSESMRLTLRDGAEQVVARISLCIEQGQAENSLPQGDARHLAETLYQLWLGASLLNKLQRTGQSLQTSMAMTRQLLAV
- a CDS encoding NAD(P)-dependent alcohol dehydrogenase — protein: MSAGYKRIQYSCYGGPDVMRVEAFPLPAPGKDEVLVQVRFAAINPIDWKLRQGRMKLITGRTFPRAMGMDFSGVVLAVGASVSRFQVGDAVFGLSRFKESGALGEAVVTREDFLASKPDTLSFADAACLGTPGITAWNGLIDKARLQAGQQVFINGCAGAVGEAAVQIALMSGATVSGSCSASDAARAQALGVSTVYDYRLTDLKRLPTRFDVVYDTAASMTVSTGIGLLRPGGCLLDLNPGPGKFLRGLIDRRLKLVIGTPRHEILETLASAASEARLKIRLGEVVPLDGAIQLIRELEQGRKLGGKGVVAMER
- a CDS encoding carboxymuconolactone decarboxylase family protein — translated: MKRSLAMTSDAAAAVSPALAHNTDAMLFGEVWKRPGLSPRDRSLVTVAVLIARGQTAEMAAQFNLALDNGVTPLELSETLNHLAFYSGWGNASAALPIAAEVFIARNIDAEKLAPVAPSLLPLDQAREADRVERVNAAVGSVAPGLVEFTTKALFRDLWLRPGLAPRDRSLITVSSLVANGQTGQVGYHLGRAMDNGLSQTEAAEMITQLAFYAGWPNAFSAVPVFKEVFSQRAPG
- a CDS encoding cryptochrome/photolyase family protein; amino-acid sequence: MNKTHRLCLVLGDQLSFDLASLAGLDREQDRVLLVEVMEEASHVAHHPQKIALLFSAMRHFAQALKDQGFQVHYVTLDDPHNSGSVPGELKRWQVLLQADELHMTECGDWRLEQSLKDCGLPIHWHADNRFLCSRDEFRAWAAGKKQLRMEFFYREMRRKSRLLLNGDGTPVGGAWNFDADNRKTLPKTVKAPYPAGFTNDAITLEVLALVKDRFASHYGSLDDFNYPVTHADAQALWAWFLDYGLAGFGDYQDAMASDEPFLFHARISAALNIGLLDLRQLCSDVESAYWSGNIALNAAEGFIRQLIGWREYVRGVYWLHMPEYAEGNAFGNTRRLPEFYWTGDTKMNCMRQAIGQSLKHAYAHHIQRLMVTGNFALLAGIAPSQICEWYLAIYMDAFDWVELPNTLGMVMHADGGYLGSKPYCASGQYINRMSDYCRGCAYSVRETTTDNACPFNALYWHFLMRHGDLLRSNQRMGMMYKNLDRMPLEKQQALWQRGQSLLDRMDRGESL
- a CDS encoding YafY family protein → MARSHRLFELMQALRRHRRTVSGKALAAELGVSLRTIRRDIVTLQGMGAEIDGEPGLGYVLKPGFVLPPLSFSAEEIQALVIGAQWVSRQTDSQLANAVNNALAKISAVLPAQMRPIFEDETFYVAKPHKPGTTIDLSEIRRALREQNKLRIALALEHADAAEHIIWPIMLGFIEGKRCIAAWCESDSRFRVIDMADLATVQVLVEHYAPDRRRLIKQWRAEDVRPCNSQGEAC
- a CDS encoding hybrid sensor histidine kinase/response regulator codes for the protein MNILKQLTREELESEVTRLRLAVKATCDAVWDWDLKTNQVIWNDSLQQAYGYASAAIEPTCDWRFAQIHTQDRARVTTSIRSAIDGSGTTWSAEYRFLCQDGSYAEVLDRGHLIRNADGQAERMIGAMLDLTRSRSAETALRQSEERFSTILETIEAAFAIVKVKFDADDHPIDYYFVEANPAFERQAGVNLRGKWVTEFAPNLEKFWFETYGHVAKTGEPANFENYANTFERWFDVRAVRVGDPADRQIAIFFSDVTERRDAQERLRISEAVARENVERVQLALAAGAIIGTWHWHLPSDRFSVDEAFARVFDLDPAWGLDGLSLEQVVMTVHPDDREGLTTAINEVIARGGAYSHQYRVRGADGQYTWIEANGRVECAEDGTPLRFPGVLIDVEDRRNVEAERDRVTAALKALNDTLEQRVSARTADLMQAEEKLRQSQKMEAVGQLTGGLAHDFNNLLAGICASLELMDKRIAQGRSNDIDKYMQIAQDAAKRATALTHRLLAFSRRQTLDPRPTEVNALIAGMSELIQRTVGPSIRLKTVAAADLWPALVDASQLENALLNLCINARDAMPDGGSIIVETANRTLDAESARLREMPEGQYLCLSVADTGTGMSAEVIAKAFDPFFTTKPLGQGTGLGLSMIYGFTKQSGGQVRVQSTVGQGTTMCVYLPRYLGEAQRNHDDAQSSATPHAKAGETILIVDDEPTVRMLLKDVLSDLGYDLLEAGDSVEGLEVLRSSAHIDLLITDVGLPGGMNGRQMADAGRQIRPKLKTLFITGYAENSVIGNGQLGPGMQVLTKPFAVDTLVSRVSGLLSIEVE
- the paoC gene encoding aldehyde oxidoreductase molybdenum-binding subunit PaoC, which codes for MKFDTPAGTNPIDQLNVIGKPADRIDGKLKTTGTAPYAYEQHAAVPNSAYGYVVGAGIGKGRIASIDSTQASNSSGVIAIVTYENAGPLAKGEFYVARALAGPQVDHYHQAVAIVVAQTFEEARSAAHLLEITYVAEPGAFDLAAAKDSATPPPPAGFGPPPQTQTGDFEGAFSAAPVQIDQHYSTPDHAHAMMEPHATIAQWNGNSLTLWTSIQQINWGVRDLARTLGIRKEDIRLISPYIGGGFGGKGTILCDAVLASLAARHAGRPVKVALPRPLMFNNLTHRPATLQRIRIGASREGLITAIGHESWSGNLPGGRAEAATASTRLLYAGANRMTRLNLAVLDMAEGSAMRAPGEAPGMMALEIAMDELAEKLSIDPLQLRLLNDTQVDPEQPSRPFSTRQLVECLQTGAEHFGWHQRNASAGQRLENGWLIGIGLASAIRGAPTTASAARVRLDRHGTITVETDMTDIGTGSYTIIAQTAAEMMGVELDRVEVRLGDSRFPESSGSGGQWGAASSTAGVYAACVKLREAAARAVGLDPQTAEFAHGEVHDGTRHFPLAHAAAAGDLVGEDRMEFGDLAQRFAQQTFGAHFAEVEVNAATGEIRLRRQLAVCAAGRILNPKTARSQIIGGMTMGAGAALMEELQVDKRLGFFVNHDLAGYEVPVHADIPHQQVIFLDEVDPYATPLKAKGVGELGISGAAAAIANAIYNATGVRVRDYPITLDKLIAHLPEQI
- a CDS encoding type 1 glutamine amidotransferase domain-containing protein gives rise to the protein MKILMVLTSHDQLGNTGKKTGFWLEEFAAPYYAFKDAGADVTLVSPAGGQPPLDPKSDEPDAQTAETDRFRKDSAAQQALANTGLLADVSADDFDAVFYPGGHGPLWDLAEDKQSIALIEAFDRANKPHGFVCHAPGVLRHALTADGKPLVQHRQVTGFTNSEEEAVGLTDVVPFLIEDEFQRLGGYYSKVADWQVHVVADGQLVTGQNPASSAAVAKKLLEMLG